The following is a genomic window from Amaranthus tricolor cultivar Red isolate AtriRed21 chromosome 10, ASM2621246v1, whole genome shotgun sequence.
GTAAGGTGGGTCGTAGTGTTGGTGCCACAAACATCATACAAATTCAAGGGGGAAATTTCCTTTAGAGTTATACATAAATTAGTGTATGTTTTATTGGAAAACACAAATTTGTTTGCTTGTAATTAGAGCATAGAAATTAGAATATGATAAATTGTTctgagagacagtctcttcGAGACACACACTAGGTATATgcattaaatagcctaattattaaaatttaaagagaaaattaaaatgtaaactttttattttaaagtcgtatatatatatatatatatatatatatatatatatatatatatatatatatatatatatatatatatatatatatatatttggaaTGTGATTATATATCTTGTCCTTTAAGGTTTAGTTATATCTATATATCGAATGAATTTcacatttcatttttattttttttgtttaatattagTCTTTTTGGATTTAATAGTTGTTATATAATCTTATATCAAACATTAATGGATTTTATAGTAAAACCCACCAATAATATGCAtactattttgaaaataaatcaatttttctaatttctttcttaaatacatttttgtttttcttagcATTATCAActgtaatttaaatttatttcaaaaaacaaTCATAATAAAATCTTAGAAATCTACTGCTCAACATGATACTCATGTCTGAATTCTGTTAATAATGCACCACTTCAACTTCATTAAAGATTTACATTTTTTACACTCCAAAATgattaaagaaaaggaaaatattaATATGTGCACCTCACGTGCCGTTGCGAGATATTTttgatgtaattttattttaggtaCCTCAATTTCCCCCACAAGCGAAATCACAACTTCACAACCACCAAATACCccattaatgtttttttaaaaaaattaattaagtaaatatgatttttttccagttttctttaaaaacttaatatttgagAGCTTATATTAAGTCGTCTCACGATAAGActgtcttaataaagaatttgtcatATTTAAATATGAGCACCTTCCTTTTGATGTTTCTatatgaagttttttttttcattcatcttattgaatttgttatatcatatattttttttaaataaattcattaatttATTGATTACACTTAAATAGTAATCACtattcatcaactaattttattttataattctttCATCATAGTCGAACgtgatcttatttaattcattttaacttttaatgtataattttaacatattaaattattatttgttatgcTTAAGATGTCGCATCAAATAGCGTGAAAacttaaattatagtcattaaaataaaaaaagttgctAATTCTTATGGATACTATTTTATCTTTGTGTTCGAGTTcgtattgtttatttttttttaatcaaaactTCAAATTTAAGTCCATCAAAATTCTTTTTGTATCGAACATTAGGGAATATAAGAGTACTATATCATATattatctcttttattttgctACTTTTAGTAAAAATACCTACTTAAAATACTTTATATGTTTTTCAGAAAACAggggttaaaattttaaagtattgTTTAAAGAGAAGTACTCCTTACTCTACAAAATGAGTGttttaatttacaaaatatatatggaCAAAAATGTAAATTTATATCGACAAAGTATAGAACATATCATTTTACATCGATTTTAACATGAAATGAGACATTCATGTGATACCGtaaataatactctctccgttctctaatgttctttctatttggaatatttttcacCTTAAAAAgggagaaatttaattaataattttagaagataaaatatgtccatgtgagatcttattagattcgtcttattataaaatttttattatatattttttatattttttattatgtgtatttagggatattgaatttttaaatttattttgaaaactgtttaaaaagtaaaagagaagAATAACAAATAACAGAGAAAgtactaatttattttaaaatattagttaTTAGCTTAAATATTTTCGGATTGATATAcatttaattatacatatacataaaaatataaatacatacaattaaataaaatactcCATAAAACTTTGATAATAACGGTGGAGATTGCATCGTTCATCTCAAATGACACAACCTTTAAATCACAGACATACACGTGTAAAGATAAAGTAAGCACTTGGAAGAACATGCAAGTGAATGGGACCCACAATTGCAGGAGGGAAATCACAGGTTAAATTGCGACTCCTCCTCCCCCTCCTTTTTTCAGGAAACACTTGAAATCCAGGCCGAATATAAACGGCCATATATTATTCCTCTTTCTTCtccattttcaatttctttatttatttttctgagAAGAAATCTGGATTTCAACTACAGAGTTTGAGGTTCAACATAGAAATCTCCTCTTCTCTGTTtctatcttcattttcattcaggTACaatctatatttttatatttattttgcaGAAAAAATGATTTGtaatgtttaaatttttatgttgttttttttatttcatttcttgATGGATTTTTTTccgattatgattttttttccgattttattttttgtttatttgtaatATTCGGTGCAATTTGTGTTGTTGAAATGAGTAATTTCTGCTTGATTGATTGAATGTGAGTAGAATGTAATTCATTTGAGATCCAGATCTAATTAGATCTTTCGTCATATGTATTGTTGCATTGTTGATACAGTACTGTTGTTTTTTCAAATACTGTGGAACAGTAATTTTGTACTAGTCAGTCAGCCAGAGTCACATCGTCTTGTCTGGTCCATTTTTTGTGCTATGaatgtttgaaatttttttatgtttccaCACGAAAAGTAGGTAGAAAAGTAAAATAGGAACAACTTCGTTTGTGGACGGAGAAGAAAAAGAGAGGGCGTGAATATATGCTTTTTGGCCCTGATGCTGTAGATAATGagtttggtattttttttttttgtgattcacATGTTATAAATTTTATCTACTCATTAAAGTTTGTTGGTTAGATTAGAGGGAAATAGGGATAGTGCTCCCTccattttgaaatacttgctGCACGCTTGAcgattcaagcttattttattttatttagttaagtGAGATCCGATTCTCTAATTGCCTATTTTCATAATCTACAATAAATCATATCAAACTTAAATTGCCTAATAAAGTGAAATGTTTCAAAGTATAATGGAGAAAGTACATGATAGGCGGAACAATATCTATGAATTTTTGAAGAATCAAATTCAGCTACCATCCTTCTGTGTTACTCCCTCTGTCACAtgttgtataatatatatagccTTCAGCATTCTTTGCAAATAATGATAGTATTTCAAAAGCTTATCAAAAGTTTCTATGTACGTGCGTACTCTAAGAAGTTAAAGCTTTGGTTGATGCTAATTTTAGTGGAATCTCTGATTAGAGAACTGAAAAAAACATTAACTATCACTAAAAGTTGTGGATTAGTTTTAAGTGTGCTTCCTTCCACCTTACATAGTTACATAGACAGATATACTTCGTATGTTATTCTGGATTCTGATGTAGAATAGACTCAAAAGCCTAAAGTTATAGGGTGGTGAGTGAGCATTTATTTATACTTACTCATTTTGGTATTTATTGTCCTAGCTCTTGACTTCTTGCTACAAATTGGGAAGGGGTGGGCATTTTTTACCACACCTCACCTGATacttttgtttgttcatgacaACTAAATGTATATGTCCTCACTCCTCATGTTACTAGGCCTAATATTAGCTGTCGACTTGTTTGGGGCAATATCTGGTAGGATTATTGCAAATTGCTATGACTATGACACTCTAGCTAATACTATATTGTCCTGTAAACCGGCTACAGACATGTCTGACAATAAAATGTCATCGTTAACAGCAATTTACAATAAAATAACGGTGTTATATGACTGAGAAGATGAGTTTATTGCGTTTTTTCTTGGGTTAGTCATGAAAGGGAAGTATACTTCCTCCTATGGAACGAAGGAAGTAGTACTAAACCTTTTTGACTTCATGTTTAACCGTACAAAGCATGGTTGAAAAGATATAATTGGTCTCaatacattaataaaatatactttaaGTGATTTATCTTAAAATAGAAAACCACAGCAGGGCTGTCAACATTTTGTCCTCTTTAGCTAGTGGTCACATGGAGAGGATCACATTTTGGgtatatttgtttgatttttttcttttctttcggGTACCTTTTCCACCAAAGCTTCATAATAccctttatatttttatttttatttttctttttcaattaataataataaaatattatattctatAGAGTaaacaatcaaacaatcaaCTACACGTCAATCACTACCCGTGCTCATGCAAATGCATAGCGACTAAaacggaacggaggaagtatttctTTAGTGTCTTAATAGCGTGAGTTGGAATTGTGGGAGCTCTGTAACCCAGCCTTGGGAACTCATTCGGTATTGGTACGTGTTCAAGTCTAACTTGACTTTGTTAGGGAAAGATAAGTGTGATATCTATATCATGAGTGTCAAAAAGTCAACAGGAGTATTTGAggtaaaataaagtaaataaagtGGGTCAAAGATTCAACCTGGCTGCTTAAGGCAAAATAAAGAATCCTGTAACAAAGGTGGGGGAGAGTATTTACCTTTTGCGAGAGCAGTTGCATGTGAATTTAAGTCGTGTTTATTTGAGTTAATCCGAAATTGGTAGTGTTATTATTAAAAGTTGATGGAAATTGATTATGTAATGTGTGGAACATAGAACTACGGAAAGTAGATTGTCAATTTTTAATATGGATTATTTTTCTAAGTATGAATTAACTTGTAATGTTGTGCCTTCCTAGTGTATGTTGCTAGTGATATTACTTATGGGTTATTGTTACTTGTTCTACTAGATGGAGTAAATTTTAGGAGTATGGGTTATCCGTTAGTGTTACTTATTCTACTAGATGGAGTAAATTGTAGAAGAATTAAGAAGGTCACCTTTTTGCCCTAATAGTCAAAATTGATTTATATCTCACATTTTCACCTCGTTCATGTTTGGCccataattttcttttgtttttgtataaTCTATGGTTCATATTGATATACTTACTGGTTTAGACTGCTTGGTCGCATATGCTTGCAACCTGATTACGTGCTTCATTAATGTCTAATGATTTTTATGAAAGTGatgtcttttcattaatttatttatttttgtgggGTAGAGGTTTTTTTAATACTCCTATTACTACTGAAAATACTGTCTCTTTCATAAAGAATGAGGTGATATGTCAATTCCTTGTCGGAGGTATCTGCTTGGCTTTTGCTTCATTGATATCTTGATCACACGTATGCTGATACCTTGACTGAGATTGAAGATGCTAATGTAATTAAGATATTGTACTCTTGTATGGTTTTAATGCCGTGTCCATTCTGAATGGAGCCAAAAATTTATTATAGATCTTTGGTTTTGTATAAAGTTATTGATGATGTTTGCAATCTTAGGGATAATTGAAGACAATTTCTTTGAATAAAAAGAACAAGATTATATGCACTCTCCCTCCCAAACCCTTAGGCTAGAGCCATTTTGCATTGAAGTAGTGACATGTTGTATGATTAGTGTTGTTGTAAGTGTCCAACCACTTTAGCCATCATGAACTCTGTTTTTTATGTTCGTCACCTGTAAAGAAAAGGCTGGTATTTTCTTACAGTTGATGTActccatttatttattttaacaatGTCGTTAGTACcaaaatgaaaggaaaaaaaaagagatagTTGTATGtggaattttttatttcatgacTGCTCAGTGAGAGGTTACTGTGCTTTATGCCTCAACAAATTAATGGCCATGTATCGTGGGGATTATGGCCAAATAGTTGTTGCCAGGTATTGCGGGGTTTATGCCTCAACAAAATAGTTGTGGCGAAGTATTGTTGGGATATGCCTCAACAACTAGTTGTAGCCAAGTACTGTGCTTTATGCCTCAACAAAGAAATTTGGTTTTTGtccttttattaatttcttttgtaGGTGTCTGTAAGCCTAGGAGATGTATTTATGTACTATTTGTTTTTCGGTGTTATAGTCATACCTCTTAATAGTGCTTCTTTTCACCACAAGGACCAAATTTTCCCCAAGTAATGGCTTCTTatcttgttttgtttattgtatttgtatatatattttttttacctgTTCCAATTTCTTTTGGCATTTAACTCCTTATATTGGAGGGTGGTTAGATACCAATCTGAATCCAAGTCGAGGAGTGGTAGTTTTGTTTCATGGGAATCAACCTGCCTGGGCCTTGCCTTCAACTGCAAGGGTTTTTGGATGGGGCCTCCCTCCGTTATACGTTGCCCAAAACCTAGCACAATACCTAGCACAATACGGAGCAATGAATTAAAAATTGGTCATTTGTGTCAAATGTCAATTGTGAAAATTTCTCGTTATAGTTTAGTTGTATTGATATTATTCGTTCTTCCTTTCTGTGCTGCAGGAACCATGGGTGCAGGGGGGCGTTCTATTCCTCCAACCGTGAGAAAGGAGAAAACTGAATCTCTCAACAGAGTACCTTTTGAGAAACCACCATTCACACTTGGGCAGCTCAAAAAAGCCATCCCACCTCATTGCTTTCGGCGCTCTGTGCTACGCTCTTTCTCTTATGTTGTTTATGATCTCACCATTGCCTTCATCCTTTATTACGCTGCCACTAACTACATCCATCTCCTCCCAAAGCCCTGCAACTACTTAGCCTGGTCCATCTATGGCTTTGTCCAAGGTTGTGTCCTGACTGGTGTTTGGGTAATAGCCCACGAATGTGGCCACCACGCCTTTAGTGACTACCAATGGCTTGATGACACTGTTGGCCTTGTTCTCCATTCATGCCTCCTTGTACCATATTTCTCTTGGAAATACAGCCATCGGCGTCATCATTCCAACACTGGTTCCATGGAGAAGGATGAAGTTTTTGTACCAAAAACAAAGGATGGCCTTGCGTGGTTTTCCAAGTACCTTAACAACCCACCTGGACGCATTCTCTCCCTCTTCGTCACGCTAACCCTCGGCTGGCCTTTGTATCTTCTCTTCAATGTCTCTGGTAGGAGATACGAACGGTTTGCCTGCCATTATGACCCTTCATCCCCAATCTACTCGGAGCGTGAGAAATTGCAAATTTACATTTCTGATATTGGGATTTTGAGTGTGGCATATGGACTTTACCGCCTTGCAGCTGCCAATGGGCTTGCTTGGGTTTTGCGTGTGTATGGGGTTCCATTGCTTGTTGTTAACGCTTTCCTCGTGCTCATCACCTTCCTTCAACATACACACCCTGCTCTTCCCCACTATGATTCATCTGAGTGGGATTGGTTGAGAGGGGCATTGGCTACTGTGGACCGAGATTACGGTATTTTGAACAAGGTATTCCACAACATTACCGACACACATGTGGCTCACCATCTTTTCTCCACCATGCCCCATTATCATGCAATGGAGGCAACGAAGGCAATTAAGCCGATTTTGGGTAAATATTATCGGTTTGACGAGACTCCAGTTTATATGGCAACATGGAGGGAAGCCAAAGAATGTATTTATGTGGAGGCAGATAATGATAGCCAGAACAAAGGTGTGCTCTGGTACAAAAACAAGCTTTAAATATGCGAATTTTGGTTTTATCTTTGCTAGGAAAAATCCTGGTTCTTATAGGGATTATCGAGCCATTGTCTTTGAAACCACCTTCTCCTCCCCGCCCTTCCCCTCCCTGTTAGAGTTTAGGTTGGTTGTGTTTCCGTCTTAGTATTATGTTGTATTTTGAGCTGAAAATTCTCGAACTACATTTCACTTTGTTGTTGGGCATTGTGGATGATTGAGAATTTTACCAGGCGAATTTAGGGGTTCATTAATCACTAATATTGTTGTTAGTGCAATAATATGGTTATCCTTTTGTTGCTGCATTTCTTGATAGATCCAAGTTTATGGGCATATACAATATAGTGATGTTTTAGACTGTTGTATCATAAGCTTTGTAACTTTGCCTACCAcgaatttcttattattagcTGATTGTATTTCCACATTAACTTTTTGGGACTTTAAATAGTTTCGGTAATTTTCATCATTCATACCTTTTGCTTTATACCAAAGCAGAAGTTGGCGCAGCAAATACCTTGCTTGGGCACTGCTAACAAGGGCCTAGGACCATAACTCCCAAGGAAAATCGTCCATTTGTATCTTTAGGGTGTTGTAAGTGGCTTTTAGGATGGTTTTGTGGTTGACCTTTTGCTTTTGGTTGgtcaaaagctttaaaaaaaccgacttttaagctaaaataaaagaactaatttggttgtttttttttggcaaagtctttttgtatactttttctctaataaataactaacaattaatatttaattttattaaaaatctcTTTATACGACCAATTTATTCAACTAGTTTAAAAGGCTAACAAAAAATCAATGCgcctaataaattaattaaaaaagctGACAACTAACAGTCATTTGCTAAATATTTATTGCATCTTTTCTATTTACTTTTGTGATCTTTTCTTTTcagattaatttatttattgttggCTAAAAGCATTCTTTTTCATACTAAAAATTTAATTCTcgttaattatataaaaatattaagtttCTCCTCACCAACAAAAATGTTTTCTCGGTTcgaataaaaaagttaaaaaaagtgCATAAAGCCATTATCCTCAACTCTtaataaatgtaacaaaaatTTGTCTCTATCATGTTTCAATCATTTCTTGAGAGTTGTTTATTTATAAGCTTTAAATTGAAAGGCAAATCTATAAAATGTATAAACCGACCCTGGAATTTGTTTATGGTTACACTTACGTATATGTCTCCTTCACCAACGACTTTAGGAAAGGAGAGTTATGGCAATGATTCTCATGGTTTGATCCAAATATTTTAGATTATATATGATCATAGTCAACCATTCTATGTCATATACTCATGTATTCCTATGCCAAACTATACCGACTAGAATTATAACTAGAAGCCAAATTAAggagaaaataaataatacttttttgttattataagtCTGTTAGTGATTTTTTTCTTCACAGTATATCATTATCAGTAACAATCtcaaagaaacaaaaggtgTAACTGTCTAGTTTAGTTGTAGGATTCTTATTATTTGAATAAGAGTTCATAAATTAGAATCTGATCTATTATAGATTTTAGATGAgagaaaattttataattagaacAGTCAAATTGATACGTCGAACTCTGCCGAACTCTCTTTAGTCTAAACCTATATGCAATTATAATCATATACTTTCTTAAACTAATTTGATCTCTTCATTTGATCCAAATATAACCTCATCATGGGATCCAAATAGTTAATGTCTTTCTATTATACTACCTTGTTATATCCATATTTATATTTCATAATCATATCCACAAATTAATTTAATCTCATCATCTCATCTAAATATTTCTTGGAATACTTGTGTTAATTGGTCTTAAACTACCacaattctttaaaaaaaagtaacatatACCCCTTAATATCAATTACTTGTTCTTTCCTAGTTATTATGTTAtctacaaataaaattattaaaaatttttgaaaacttGAAAAGAAAAGGACGAAAACAATTTGAATTAGTGTAGTTGATAAGTGATTGTGGTGGcattataaaatgataaaacAAGCAAATGTCAAATACTTTTAAATGAGTTTGATAAATTATGTTGTGCTGGTGGCATGTAGATTGAAAAGcaacatatatatttaaaattcacaaaattattaattaaaaagacCTTgactttattaaataataaaaaaaatagtctcTAATTTTTACTTTCATGGGTATAACACGGCATGTTGATGCAAAATAGAGATGGAAGGTAATTCGAAGGTTTCAAACTACAAAATCTGTAATAGAAGCAAGCTCTCTATGAAACTAGGTTAGATAATGACATACTCCTACATTATATCATAAATGTACGGTTGATAGtacattttaaaaaacattatttattcttattatttcttACTAAGTAAAACCAACTATCTAAAATGAATTCAGTATGTGTTGGGGCATATGACCCCTAATCCTAAGATCATGAAGAAAGTATATGAACATTTGGAGGCACCCTGCAGGAAGataaagaaacataaaataGCTTCAGGATGGTTAATCCTGCAGAGCGATAGAAGAACATAAGTACTTGCAGGATGGTTAATCTTGCAGAATGATAGAGGAACATAAGTACCTGCAGGATGGTTAATCTTGCAGAATAATAGAGGAATATAAGTACCTGCAGGACGGTTGATCATGCAGCATGATAGCAGCGAATATAATGACATGGTATAAGATAACTGCATCCGTACTCAGAAAAAGCTGTCAACACTCGTATAAGGCAAGACACCGCACCTACCTCGTACCCTACCTAGGAAATTGTACTAAAAGACAGAGAGTGGAGACCATGATACAAAGATCAACAAATCACCAAATGCCACGTAGTCCTACGAGATATTCTACTTCTCTCTCCACAGATCCCCAAAAGATTCCATTCAAGGTAAAAGCCAAAACGGCCATTAGAGTTTTGGAATCCTCTCTTAAAACTCACCAGTCACCACTATAAATACACGATGCCTTGCATCACCAAGAGTAACGTATCATTTTACACTAAAACCCATACAAAATATTCCCTTGAGCTTTAATAGCAATCTTCTTAAAACCTTGCTGACTTAATCATCGAAGGAGGACCCCTCTCCGACCCTCGTTTGTTATCTTGTGCAGGAGAACATAGTGAAACAGCCCAGAAAGCGACTTAAGCCTCCCCAATGGTTCATATCTACTGTGAACCTTAAAAGACATTCTCATTGCAACAGTTGAGAGTGTTGATTGTTCTCTCAACATCCGGAACAGAACCCCTTCCAAGCTCAAAAGATAATTAAAACGAAATACAACTAATCGTAAACCAAATATGTTATTAGCATATTTACTTTCAACTACTCTTGTGAAAGCGTGAAACGATCTCAAAACAAGGAGCTCATATTTTTATAACTCATATTAATTAGGCTGGCTGAAATGTGGATGCGGTACTGATCCTCCTCATACCAGACCCTGCATATTCTTTAAATGATGGGTGATtgaaattcaaacatatgacctcttgtcacactaattcctgatatcatgtcaagAATTTAACCgaatcaaaaatttaaagtgatgatatattattatatactctaaacataattatatattgaaaatcatCTCACGTAAATAAATACATCTTGTCAAATAGATAAAAGAAAGTTTCATTTTAATTGGTACCTATCCAAAACCTATTTTTGTTATACGTAAGTTGTTATTTAGTACTATTTTGTTTGCTTATAATattaattgaatatcatagaaatttaaaattgtaataaaaattagttcGGGAAACTAtcaagtttaattaatttctataACATTTAACGTAGAAAATAGCAcctaaagaaattaaaagttcCATTAGAAATTTACTTTCCAAGTCACCAAGctaattcaaacttcatttatTTGGATTAAAATCTTTGAATTCATACTTCATTAGACAATTCTATCCATTATATTCCTGATTTTATGAGCATGTAGTATTTTTAAATAGGATCTTGCTAATGAACTTGCTAATTAGAATATAAATTAAGTTCAATacattattagaaaatattttttcaatttttaatcatataaaAGTTGTTTTTATTACGTAACATATGgttataaatttgaaaattaacataacacaataaaatatatttttcttattatattttaaaatacattattGTTTTCGCTATCAAGACTTTCATTAACTTTTGCCTTTAAATTTGGTGATATTCCAATTCCTAATTTGGGTTAATTATAGAAGCGTAGAAGTAGCTAGAGAAATTGTCAAAATTGTCTTTTAGCTTTATTTGGTTCGAAATCTTTTATTTATAGATGGGTTTAATTAGACCCGTCAAAAGATTGATGGATCGGATTTCGATTAAAATGGTTTATTTTTTATGGgttattttcgggtcgggtcggaTTATGTCGTGTTCGAGAGGAGTAGTTTGAGTCAATCTAACACGTAATTGACCTTTTCAatttatattcaattattttattttgtagtgaATTTCGACTAAAAATAATAACGTGGAATTACATATGATATTTACTTTGGATGTGATAAATGTTGTTTTGAGTGAATGTACACACTAGTTATACTGCacctattatttttatgataggCAGAGCTACCTTACCGTTACTACACCTCAGTCCACCCAACTCGATCCGTAGCTCCCAATTGGTTTATTGGGAAACTTAGCTTAGCTCGATCGTATATCACCTAGCTAGATTCTTTAACATTGAGATTGACATTTATTTCGGATGTAAAAAATGTTGTTTTGAGTGAATATATACATTAGTTACATTTTAcctattattatgaaaatatgcagaGATATCTTATCGTGAAGATCAATCATGACCCACCTTCAAAATATACTGAAAGTGTACTTTACATGGTGTATTTGGCCTACAAAGTATCTTAACACAAATTCTATGTTATAATTAAGTCAAATTATATATCGTTAacgtaaaataaaattaatcgtCAAAtacttaaatattaatttttgtagtTTTAGACTCCCTcaccaaaaatctttgtaagaTACTTGtataaaaaatctaaaccccTTCCATCTAAATTTAGATTCGTCTTTACTCATTGATGTTGTGATAGAGAAGATATTATGATAAGTTTTCAAAcacaattataattataattaatactataatcatacactataataatattaactcaAATTCATATAACCTCTAAAGAAAACCTTAACATTTACTTTCAtacaaaatgttaaaatttattttcgtaAGAAACTGTCTCTCAATAAGacgaattttaaaataaaagtctaTATGTTAATAATTTGTAATAGTTGGGCTATTTAGCCTATATATAAAGTGTATTTCAtgatgagaccatctcataaaaaaatatgtgaaaagttaaaagttaataata
Proteins encoded in this region:
- the LOC130825871 gene encoding delta(12)-fatty-acid desaturase FAD2, whose product is MGAGGRSIPPTVRKEKTESLNRVPFEKPPFTLGQLKKAIPPHCFRRSVLRSFSYVVYDLTIAFILYYAATNYIHLLPKPCNYLAWSIYGFVQGCVLTGVWVIAHECGHHAFSDYQWLDDTVGLVLHSCLLVPYFSWKYSHRRHHSNTGSMEKDEVFVPKTKDGLAWFSKYLNNPPGRILSLFVTLTLGWPLYLLFNVSGRRYERFACHYDPSSPIYSEREKLQIYISDIGILSVAYGLYRLAAANGLAWVLRVYGVPLLVVNAFLVLITFLQHTHPALPHYDSSEWDWLRGALATVDRDYGILNKVFHNITDTHVAHHLFSTMPHYHAMEATKAIKPILGKYYRFDETPVYMATWREAKECIYVEADNDSQNKGVLWYKNKL